In Lacibacter sp. H375, one DNA window encodes the following:
- a CDS encoding THUMP domain-containing class I SAM-dependent RNA methyltransferase — translation MNLFTTPSSIIITCHKRIALYLENEVKELGFAIDEAFVTGVKLTGTINDCIKLNLNLRCASQVLYSLKQFTANDGDDIYKNLKDFQWENILPDPGYFSVTSNVNNPTINNSMFANLRVKDAIVDRLRDIRGTRPSTGAELTGTVIHLFWKNEDAEVFIDTSGDSLARHGYRKIPGLAPMLEGLASATIYATVWDRVSPFINPMCGSGTLAIEAALIATNRRPGLYRTNYAFMHVQGYDEAVYHKEDALLEEQIVDVPGLKIIATDYSPKAIENAKKNAIAAGVQKLIEFAVCDFAETQVPADAKGIMMVNPEYGERLGDIKELEATYARIGDFMKQKCGGYYGYIFTGNMELAKKIGLKAKRRIEFYNSTIDCRLLEYELYSGSRREAKVTE, via the coding sequence ATGAATCTGTTTACTACACCCTCCTCCATCATCATCACTTGCCACAAACGCATTGCACTTTATCTTGAAAATGAAGTAAAGGAATTGGGCTTTGCCATTGATGAAGCATTTGTAACAGGTGTGAAGTTGACGGGCACCATCAACGATTGTATTAAACTCAATTTGAATTTGCGATGTGCAAGCCAGGTGTTGTACAGTTTAAAACAATTCACTGCAAATGATGGTGATGATATTTATAAGAATCTGAAAGATTTTCAGTGGGAAAACATATTGCCGGATCCGGGTTATTTTTCGGTGACGAGTAATGTAAATAATCCAACCATCAACAACAGCATGTTTGCCAACCTGCGGGTGAAAGACGCAATTGTTGATCGGCTTCGTGATATCAGAGGTACACGTCCATCCACTGGTGCTGAGTTAACAGGCACTGTTATTCATTTATTCTGGAAGAATGAAGATGCAGAAGTGTTTATTGATACATCAGGCGATTCATTGGCAAGACATGGTTACAGAAAGATCCCCGGACTTGCACCCATGCTGGAAGGTTTGGCCTCAGCAACAATCTATGCAACGGTGTGGGATCGTGTATCGCCATTCATTAATCCAATGTGTGGTTCGGGTACGCTTGCAATAGAAGCAGCCTTGATTGCTACTAACCGCAGGCCGGGTTTGTACCGCACCAATTATGCATTCATGCATGTACAAGGTTATGATGAAGCAGTTTATCATAAAGAAGATGCTTTACTTGAAGAACAGATCGTTGATGTGCCTGGATTGAAAATCATCGCCACCGATTATAGTCCGAAGGCTATTGAGAATGCGAAGAAGAATGCCATTGCTGCCGGTGTACAAAAGTTGATTGAATTTGCAGTGTGTGATTTTGCTGAAACACAAGTTCCTGCTGATGCAAAAGGTATCATGATGGTGAATCCTGAATATGGTGAACGTTTAGGTGATATTAAAGAACTGGAAGCAACCTATGCACGCATTGGTGATTTTATGAAACAGAAATGTGGTGGTTATTATGGTTACATCTTCACCGGCAATATGGAGCTTGCAAAAAAGATCGGACTAAAAGCCAAACGCAGAATAGAATTTTATAACAGTACTATCGATTGTCGTTTGTTGGAATATGAATTATATAGTGGCAGCAGAAGAGAAGCGAAGGTTACGGAGTAG
- a CDS encoding YpdA family putative bacillithiol disulfide reductase yields the protein MATTHFPIIIIGGGPIGLACGIEAKKAGIPYLILEKGCLVNSLYNYPSNMTFFSTSERLEIGDVPFVSVNAKPTRSEALEYYRRVTVAYKLNINLFEEVNTVDITESCFSIQTTKQNYTADHIIIASGFYDIPYLLNVKGEDLPKVTHYYKDPHFYAFQKVIVVGANNSAVDAALETWRKGADVTMVIREKEVGERVKYWVRPDVVNRIEEGSIKAYYESSIIEIKEHEVLIQTPDGIKTIENDWVIAATGYQPNLSFLEKMGIALSKDEVRKPDYNEQTHETNVPNIHLAGVICGGMNTSRLFIENSREHAQKIIQTIKQKN from the coding sequence ATGGCAACAACACATTTCCCCATCATCATTATCGGCGGCGGACCAATTGGATTAGCCTGTGGTATTGAAGCAAAGAAAGCTGGCATCCCCTATCTTATTTTAGAGAAAGGTTGTTTGGTGAATTCGTTGTACAACTATCCATCAAACATGACGTTCTTCTCAACTTCAGAGCGATTGGAGATTGGTGATGTGCCGTTTGTATCGGTAAATGCAAAACCAACAAGATCGGAAGCATTGGAATACTACAGGAGAGTTACGGTTGCATACAAACTCAACATTAATTTATTTGAAGAAGTAAATACTGTTGATATAACGGAAAGTTGCTTTTCTATTCAAACTACAAAACAAAACTATACTGCTGATCATATCATTATTGCATCGGGTTTTTATGATATTCCTTATTTGCTCAATGTAAAAGGTGAAGACTTACCAAAAGTTACACACTACTATAAAGACCCGCACTTCTATGCATTTCAAAAAGTTATTGTTGTGGGTGCAAATAATTCTGCTGTAGATGCTGCTTTGGAAACATGGCGCAAAGGCGCTGATGTAACAATGGTGATCCGTGAAAAAGAAGTGGGCGAACGGGTAAAGTATTGGGTGCGTCCTGATGTGGTGAACCGTATTGAAGAAGGTTCCATCAAAGCTTACTATGAATCTTCGATCATAGAAATAAAAGAACACGAAGTGCTCATCCAAACCCCCGATGGAATCAAAACAATTGAAAACGATTGGGTAATTGCTGCAACAGGTTATCAACCCAACTTGTCTTTTCTTGAAAAGATGGGCATTGCATTATCGAAAGATGAAGTAAGAAAGCCTGACTACAACGAACAAACACATGAAACAAACGTGCCCAACATTCATCTCGCCGGTGTAATTTGTGGC
- a CDS encoding DEAD/DEAH box helicase, whose product MQKKPVWLEEVLTNVKIKALNEMQVASMEAQASEKDIILLSATGSGKTLAFLLPLVEQLQAAGNQTKALIIVPSRELAIQIEHVFKSMQLNLKVTCCYGGHKREIEENNLKQAPALLIGTPGRLADHIRRGSITVASIETLVLDEFDKSLELGFQEEMSFIIGSLPSIKKRVLTSATNLEEIPSFVGLNEPQKLDFLTGNEDSDTGLAIKTLLSPEKDKLETLFRLVCMLGNRSTIIFCNHRESVERTSELLKERDILNVFYHGAMEQQERDAALCKFRNGTSNILVTTDLAARGLDIANIRYIVHYHLPHTEDAFTHRNGRTARMDASGTAIVILGPDEKLPAYIPADAEQIELPETAEIPEKPKWSTLFIAAGKKDKVNKVDIVGFLSQKGELKKEDIGLIEVKDFFAFVAVKKIKANHVLHLIKDQKIKGKKVKIAVAK is encoded by the coding sequence ATGCAAAAGAAACCGGTTTGGCTGGAAGAGGTCCTGACAAACGTAAAAATCAAAGCGTTGAATGAAATGCAGGTGGCTTCCATGGAAGCACAGGCATCAGAAAAAGACATCATCCTGTTATCTGCAACAGGATCGGGTAAAACACTGGCCTTTCTGTTACCTCTGGTGGAACAGCTACAGGCAGCAGGCAATCAAACAAAAGCACTCATTATTGTGCCATCACGTGAACTGGCCATCCAGATCGAGCATGTGTTTAAAAGCATGCAGCTCAACCTGAAAGTAACCTGTTGCTATGGAGGTCATAAACGGGAGATCGAAGAAAACAATTTAAAGCAGGCACCTGCCTTGCTTATTGGTACACCCGGCCGTTTGGCCGATCATATCCGCCGTGGAAGTATAACGGTTGCAAGTATTGAAACATTGGTGCTCGATGAATTTGACAAATCACTGGAACTCGGTTTCCAGGAAGAAATGTCGTTCATCATTGGTTCGCTTCCTTCCATTAAAAAGAGAGTGCTCACTTCTGCTACAAACCTTGAAGAGATCCCGTCGTTTGTTGGTTTGAATGAACCACAGAAACTTGATTTTCTTACAGGCAACGAAGATTCTGATACTGGACTTGCGATTAAAACATTACTCAGCCCCGAAAAAGATAAACTCGAAACATTGTTTCGTTTGGTGTGTATGTTGGGCAACCGTTCAACGATCATCTTCTGTAACCATCGTGAATCAGTTGAACGCACCAGCGAACTGTTGAAAGAACGTGATATTCTGAATGTGTTTTACCACGGTGCTATGGAACAACAGGAACGTGATGCGGCGTTGTGTAAATTCAGAAACGGCACATCAAATATTCTTGTTACAACTGATCTTGCTGCACGTGGTTTGGATATTGCCAACATACGTTACATTGTTCATTATCATTTACCACATACAGAAGATGCCTTTACACATCGTAACGGACGTACTGCACGTATGGATGCAAGTGGCACTGCCATTGTAATTCTTGGTCCGGATGAAAAATTGCCGGCCTACATTCCTGCAGATGCAGAACAAATTGAATTGCCTGAAACAGCAGAGATTCCCGAGAAACCAAAATGGAGTACGTTGTTTATTGCAGCCGGCAAAAAAGATAAAGTGAATAAGGTTGATATTGTTGGCTTCCTGAGTCAGAAAGGCGAATTGAAAAAAGAAGATATTGGCTTGATTGAAGTAAAAGATTTTTTTGCTTTTGTTGCCGTGAAGAAAATAAAAGCAAACCACGTACTTCACTTAATTAAAGATCAAAAGATCAAAGGGAAGAAAGTGAAAATTGCAGTTGCCAAATAG
- a CDS encoding dihydrofolate reductase family protein produces MRKVIAAINMTLDGYCDHTAVDADEEIHQHYGELLLDAGVVLYGRITYLLMEFWPTLVKNPSGDRSMDEFAVIMDNTPKVVFSRTLKSVEWESARLAERDLKEEVLALRQEAGNDIFVGSPGLIVALTQLDLIDEYQLCIHPVIAGKGLPLFKNITDRVDLKLFNTKTFAAGAVVLYYKRVDIKTGS; encoded by the coding sequence ATGCGAAAAGTAATTGCAGCAATCAATATGACCCTTGATGGGTATTGCGATCACACGGCAGTAGATGCTGATGAAGAAATACATCAACATTACGGTGAGTTGTTGCTTGATGCAGGCGTTGTTTTATATGGCAGAATAACTTACCTGCTTATGGAATTCTGGCCAACGCTGGTAAAAAATCCCAGTGGCGACAGATCAATGGATGAATTTGCAGTGATCATGGACAACACACCCAAAGTTGTTTTTTCACGCACCTTGAAGAGTGTTGAATGGGAATCGGCAAGATTAGCAGAGCGTGACCTGAAGGAAGAAGTGTTAGCACTAAGGCAAGAAGCAGGCAATGACATTTTTGTTGGCAGCCCGGGTTTAATCGTCGCCTTAACACAACTCGACTTAATTGATGAATACCAGCTCTGCATTCATCCGGTTATTGCAGGAAAAGGTTTGCCGCTGTTCAAAAACATCACGGATAGAGTTGATCTTAAACTCTTCAATACAAAAACATTTGCGGCTGGCGCAGTAGTTCTTTACTATAAACGTGTAGATATTAAAACCGGCAGCTGA
- a CDS encoding HopJ type III effector protein — MRIEDFLTKLRTQPDTISFAETIETIEANYEFTPVRFTNGGIINEAGTNSGSCKLFSFAKLQHLSKEEALACFGDYYRIDVLQHPEATNHANIRNFMVTGWEGIRFDGEALQQK, encoded by the coding sequence ATGCGCATCGAAGATTTTTTAACTAAACTCCGTACTCAACCCGATACTATTTCTTTTGCTGAAACCATCGAAACAATTGAAGCGAATTACGAATTTACTCCCGTGCGTTTTACAAACGGAGGTATTATAAACGAAGCCGGTACCAATTCAGGTTCATGTAAATTATTTTCATTTGCTAAACTGCAACACTTGAGTAAAGAAGAAGCACTGGCTTGTTTCGGTGATTATTATCGTATTGATGTGTTGCAACATCCCGAAGCAACTAATCATGCCAACATCCGCAATTTTATGGTTACCGGTTGGGAAGGTATTCGTTTTGATGGAGAAGCGTTGCAGCAGAAATAA
- a CDS encoding acetyl-CoA C-acyltransferase: MKEVYVISAVRTPMGSFGGSLKSLTATQLGAIAIKGALKKAGVDASKVQDVLMGCVIQANLGQAPARQAAKFAGLPNEVNCTTVNKVCASGMKAISQAAQSIMLGDADIVIAGGMESMSNVPFYVDSMRWGNKYGNTSFIDGLAKDGLTDVYDGKAMGNAAELCAKECGISREDQDAFAIESYKRSQAAWEKGLFDNEIVPVEIPQRKGDPIVFAKDEEPYNVKFDKIPTLNPAFQKDGTVTAANASTMNDGAAALLLMSKEKADELGLKPIAKIKSYADAEQAPEWFTTTPALAVPKAVAKAGLQMSDISYWELNEAFAVVGIENSKRMQLDPAKVNVHGGAVSLGHPLGASGARIIVTLINVLKANNAKYGAAGICNGGGGASAMVIENV, from the coding sequence ATGAAAGAAGTATATGTTATCTCGGCCGTTCGTACACCCATGGGTAGTTTCGGCGGCAGTTTAAAAAGTTTAACAGCTACACAGTTAGGAGCTATTGCTATTAAAGGTGCACTGAAAAAAGCAGGCGTTGATGCAAGTAAAGTTCAGGACGTTTTAATGGGTTGCGTTATTCAGGCTAATCTCGGACAGGCACCTGCAAGACAAGCTGCGAAATTTGCCGGCTTACCCAACGAAGTAAATTGTACAACTGTAAATAAAGTGTGCGCAAGTGGTATGAAAGCAATTTCACAAGCTGCACAAAGCATTATGCTGGGCGATGCTGATATTGTGATTGCTGGTGGTATGGAAAGCATGAGCAATGTTCCGTTCTATGTTGACAGTATGCGTTGGGGAAACAAGTATGGCAATACAAGTTTTATTGATGGCTTGGCAAAAGATGGTTTGACGGATGTGTATGATGGAAAGGCGATGGGCAATGCAGCTGAGTTATGTGCAAAAGAATGTGGCATCAGCAGAGAAGATCAGGATGCATTTGCTATTGAGAGTTATAAACGTTCACAGGCAGCATGGGAAAAAGGTTTGTTCGATAATGAAATTGTACCTGTTGAAATTCCGCAACGCAAAGGAGATCCGATTGTGTTTGCAAAAGATGAAGAACCATACAATGTAAAGTTTGATAAAATACCAACACTCAATCCTGCATTTCAGAAAGACGGAACGGTAACTGCTGCCAATGCAAGCACTATGAATGATGGTGCAGCAGCATTGCTGTTAATGAGTAAAGAAAAAGCAGATGAGTTGGGATTGAAACCAATTGCAAAAATTAAATCGTATGCTGATGCTGAACAGGCGCCTGAATGGTTTACTACAACTCCAGCATTGGCTGTACCAAAAGCAGTTGCCAAAGCAGGTTTGCAAATGAGCGATATTTCTTATTGGGAACTAAACGAAGCATTTGCTGTTGTTGGTATTGAAAACAGCAAGCGTATGCAACTCGATCCTGCAAAAGTAAATGTGCATGGCGGTGCAGTATCGCTTGGTCATCCGTTGGGTGCAAGTGGCGCAAGAATTATTGTTACACTTATTAATGTACTGAAAGCAAATAATGCAAAATATGGTGCGGCTGGTATTTGTAATGGTGGCGGTGGTGCTAGTGCAATGGTGATAGAAAACGTCTAA